The Pectobacterium parmentieri genome segment CAACATGCACGTTTACGCGAATGACAACGGGCAGAAAGCCGTCATCGTGATTCTGGGCGATGACACCACAGACGAGTTGACCGTGCTGGCGCAGCGCCTGGAAGATCATCAGCGCACGCGTGACGCCAACCTTCAGGTCGTTACCAACAAAACCATCGACGTTGACGGCAAGAAGTTGCAACAGCTCGACAGCATTATCACCAGCAGCGGACAGCAGGCTTATTCCTCTGTGGTGTTAGGCAAAGTGGAAAACCAACTGCTGACCTTGCAGATCACGCTGCCAGCCGGCAATCAGCAACAGGCACAGAGCGAAGCAGAAGGCATCATCCACACGCTGAAGCTGAAATAATCGGCCTTATCGTCTGGGAGTAGCCACCTCGGTGGCTACTCTTGTTCGATGGCAGGGCGCTGAGTCAGTCGCCACGTCAGCGCCAGACCACATAGCCCCAGCAACGCCGCCGCCAGATAAATAGAGGCGATACCGGTATAGCTCATCAGCACGCCCGCCACTGGCCCGACGATGCCCAATGACAGGTCGAGGAATATCGTATAGGTTGCCAGCGCACTACCCTGATTCTGTGGTGATACCGCCTTGACGGCAACGACGCCCAATGCCGGGAACACCAGAGAGAAACCCGCTCCCGCGAGGAATGCCCCCACTTCCGCCATGAGCGGTTGCGTCGCGCCCCACACCAGCAGCAGGCCCACGATCTCAACCACAAAGCACGCCATCGCTACGCGCAGTCCGCCAAACCGCTGAATACTGTTGGGGAAAACCAGCCTCGCCCCAACAAAAGCACAACTGAAAATAGTCAACGTCAGCGCAGCCCCATCCCAATGACGATCGGCATAAAACAACGTGATAAACGTGGCGATCACGCCGAAACCCGCGGAGGCGATCGCCAGAATAATGCCGTAAACCCAGACTTTCCCCAGCACTTCGCGGAAGGGAATCTTTTTCCCCGGCGCGACCTGCACGGCTGGACGCGGCAGCGCAAAGATAATCGCCACGGCCGCACTCAAAATGATGCACACGGAGAGCAGCTTTAGCCCGCCAACATGATTGAGCCAGACGCCGAGCGGTGCGCCAATCGCCATTGCGCCGTAAGTCGCAATACCATTCCACGAAATCACGCGCCCGATATGTCGGGAACCCACGACGCCAACCCCCCAGAGCGTTGCACCTGTACCAGCGAAACTCTGTCCTGCACCCAGCACGACGCGCCCGAGACACAGTAGCAGCAGCGTGATCGCGGGCGATGCATCGCTAAATGCGGCAAGCAGGTAAAACACCCCGCTCAACATAACGCCCACCAATCCCCAGACGACGATTTTCTTCGGCCCTTTTTCATCAGCGCTGCGACCGGCATGGGGACGGCTCAATAGCGTGGAGAAATATTGCAGGCTGATCACCAATCCGGCCCAGAATGCGCTATAGCCAAGGTGGTCATGCACGTACCCCGGCAGTACCGCCAACGGCAGGCCAATGTTCAGATAGCTGGCGAAGTTGAACGCCACAATCGAAACGATGCGTAAATTGAGGCGCAGACCACTCAACGCCGGTTCGGATGGGGAAGGTGTTGGCATGGAAAATTCACTCGCTTAACGTCCGTGTATGACGTACGTTCAGAAAAACATCGAAAAGTAACATTCTTATATTGTTGGTTATAATCAACCTTATGCTAATAAACTAATCCCGAACACAGGAGAAACGCAATGCCTGTACCGGCAGACCCGGAGCGTCAGTCAACATCGTCAGCCCCAGCAGGGGATAAATCGCCACAGAAGCCTCTTTCGTTTCTGGACAAAAGCAAACGTCTGGCCGCTCGCATTCAGGCGATTCCCAGCGTGGCACACCTGATTCGTGCAGGCGAACGTTTCAACGATCGCATGGGCAACCAGTTTGGCGCGGCGATTACCTATTTTTCCTTTCTGTCGCTGATCCCCATTCTCATGGTGTCTTTTGCCGCCGTGGGCTTCGTGTTGGCCTCCAACCCCGACCTGCTGACTGGACTGATCAATCGCATTGTTAACAGTATCAGCGATCCCAATCTGGCCAATACGCTGAAAAGTACCGTCAACACCGCCGTGCAGCAGCGTACCACCGTCGGGCTTACCGGTTTACTGATCGCACTCTATTCCGGCATCAGTTGGATGGGAAACCTGCGTGAAGCGATTCGCGCCCAGTCGCGCGACGTATGGGAACGGAACCCAAAAGATGAA includes the following:
- a CDS encoding DcrB family lipoprotein; amino-acid sequence: MSNVIKYLGVGLLVGLLAACDGKTDDAAKAGAQDKPAAEASAGQNIELLEGKIAFTLPADMSDQSGKVGTQANNMHVYANDNGQKAVIVILGDDTTDELTVLAQRLEDHQRTRDANLQVVTNKTIDVDGKKLQQLDSIITSSGQQAYSSVVLGKVENQLLTLQITLPAGNQQQAQSEAEGIIHTLKLK
- a CDS encoding MFS transporter, producing MPTPSPSEPALSGLRLNLRIVSIVAFNFASYLNIGLPLAVLPGYVHDHLGYSAFWAGLVISLQYFSTLLSRPHAGRSADEKGPKKIVVWGLVGVMLSGVFYLLAAFSDASPAITLLLLCLGRVVLGAGQSFAGTGATLWGVGVVGSRHIGRVISWNGIATYGAMAIGAPLGVWLNHVGGLKLLSVCIILSAAVAIIFALPRPAVQVAPGKKIPFREVLGKVWVYGIILAIASAGFGVIATFITLFYADRHWDGAALTLTIFSCAFVGARLVFPNSIQRFGGLRVAMACFVVEIVGLLLVWGATQPLMAEVGAFLAGAGFSLVFPALGVVAVKAVSPQNQGSALATYTIFLDLSLGIVGPVAGVLMSYTGIASIYLAAALLGLCGLALTWRLTQRPAIEQE
- the yhjD gene encoding inner membrane protein YhjD; amino-acid sequence: MPVPADPERQSTSSAPAGDKSPQKPLSFLDKSKRLAARIQAIPSVAHLIRAGERFNDRMGNQFGAAITYFSFLSLIPILMVSFAAVGFVLASNPDLLTGLINRIVNSISDPNLANTLKSTVNTAVQQRTTVGLTGLLIALYSGISWMGNLREAIRAQSRDVWERNPKDEEKIYFQYTRDFLSLTGLVIALIITLFLTSVAGTAQNMIVTALGLDGIEWLRPALTLIALSISIFANYLLFLWIFFVLPRHKPKRKALFRGTLIAAVGFEAIKFAMTVALPKLASSPSGAAFGSVIGLMAFFYFFARLTLFCAAWIATANYKGDISTDQNEQEKEPPSPH